The following proteins come from a genomic window of Elusimicrobiota bacterium:
- the rpsK gene encoding 30S ribosomal protein S11, translating to MADQPEVRKDAPKTPPAKAPARPAGPAPKLKKKAWRDIANARVYIQSSFNNTIVNITDDRGNSIVWATAGSAGFKGTKKGTPFAAQVTADNAAKKAIALGVKTVSVFVKGPGSGRETAIRALQGAGLVVTAIKDVTPIPHDGCRPPKARRV from the coding sequence ATGGCTGATCAACCCGAAGTGCGCAAAGACGCCCCCAAGACCCCCCCGGCGAAAGCCCCGGCGCGACCCGCCGGCCCGGCGCCGAAACTGAAGAAAAAGGCCTGGCGCGACATCGCCAACGCCCGCGTGTACATTCAATCGTCTTTCAACAACACGATCGTGAACATCACCGACGACCGGGGCAACTCGATCGTTTGGGCCACCGCGGGCAGCGCGGGGTTCAAGGGCACCAAAAAAGGCACGCCGTTCGCCGCGCAGGTCACGGCGGACAACGCCGCCAAAAAAGCCATCGCCCTGGGTGTCAAGACCGTGTCGGTGTTCGTCAAAGGACCCGGCTCGGGACGCGAAACCGCCATCCGCGCCCTTCAGGGCGCGGGCCTGGTCGTCACCGCCATCAAAGACGTGACGCCGATACCGCACGATGGATGCCGACCGCCCAAAGCGCGGCGAGTGTAA
- the rplP gene encoding 50S ribosomal protein L16, whose protein sequence is MLMPTRVKYRKSHRGRLKGRTKGGGFVAFGQFGLQALEAHWITARQIEATRVTLMRFLKKGGKVWIRIFPDKPVSKKPAETRMGKGKGNPEFWVAVVKPGRILFEIEGVNEETAKRAMTLAGHKLPIKCRLARRDHF, encoded by the coding sequence ATGTTGATGCCCACCCGAGTCAAATACCGGAAATCCCACCGGGGCCGTTTGAAAGGCCGCACCAAAGGCGGTGGTTTTGTGGCTTTCGGCCAGTTCGGCCTTCAGGCGTTGGAGGCCCACTGGATCACCGCGCGGCAGATCGAAGCCACCCGCGTGACGCTCATGCGATTCTTGAAAAAAGGCGGCAAGGTTTGGATCCGAATTTTCCCCGACAAACCCGTTTCTAAGAAACCCGCGGAAACCCGCATGGGCAAAGGCAAGGGGAACCCCGAGTTTTGGGTGGCCGTGGTCAAGCCCGGCCGCATCCTGTTTGAAATCGAAGGCGTGAACGAAGAGACGGCGAAGCGGGCGATGACGTTGGCCGGGCACAAATTGCCCATCAAGTGTCGTCTCGCCCGCCGGGACCACTTCTAG
- the secY gene encoding preprotein translocase subunit SecY, producing MNSFANIFKIPDLRRRILFTLGILVIYRVGVAIPIPGIDAAALQQLFKSQSNNFLGFLDMFSGGALGRMSIFALGVMPYINSSIIMSLLQGAHVIPYLDRLAKEGETGRKQMNKITRYFTLLLALIQSYGLTTLITKITLPGEIAVVRDPGALFIFTTVITLTTGTLFIMWLGEQITELGIGNGISLMIFTGIVDRFFPAAKNLIVDIFQLQQRSIVGALGLLAFILLVTGLVVWVETAQRKIPVQYAKRMVGRKMYGGASTFLPLKVDQSGVIAVIFAVSLLSVPVTFASFNPDAELSKKVMGFWSGRHWWYEALYAGLIIFFCYFYNSVQFNPMDLAENLKKWGGFIPGIRPGEPTATYINTVLSRITLGGALFVAALAILPDLLHRFVNTPFYFGGTSVLITVGVALDTIGQLESRLIMGHYEGFSKTGRVKGRWFNVGAGGGAGN from the coding sequence ATGAACTCTTTCGCCAACATCTTCAAGATCCCGGACCTCCGCCGACGCATCCTCTTCACGTTGGGGATTTTGGTCATTTACCGGGTGGGCGTGGCGATCCCCATCCCGGGAATCGACGCGGCCGCCCTGCAGCAGTTGTTCAAATCCCAGTCCAACAATTTCCTGGGGTTTCTGGATATGTTCTCCGGGGGGGCTTTGGGGCGGATGTCGATTTTCGCTCTGGGGGTCATGCCCTACATCAACTCCTCGATCATCATGAGCTTGCTGCAGGGCGCGCACGTTATCCCTTACCTCGACCGACTGGCGAAAGAAGGCGAAACGGGCCGCAAGCAGATGAACAAGATCACCCGCTATTTCACCTTGCTCCTGGCCCTCATCCAATCCTATGGTTTGACGACGTTGATCACGAAGATCACGCTTCCGGGCGAAATCGCCGTGGTCCGGGATCCGGGCGCCCTTTTCATTTTCACGACGGTGATCACCTTGACGACGGGGACGCTGTTCATCATGTGGCTCGGCGAGCAAATCACGGAACTCGGCATCGGCAACGGCATCTCGCTCATGATTTTCACGGGCATCGTGGACCGGTTTTTCCCCGCGGCCAAAAACCTGATCGTGGATATATTCCAACTTCAGCAGCGCAGCATCGTCGGGGCCTTGGGCCTCCTGGCGTTCATCCTTTTGGTCACCGGCCTTGTGGTCTGGGTCGAGACCGCGCAACGGAAGATCCCCGTGCAATACGCCAAGCGGATGGTGGGTCGGAAAATGTACGGCGGGGCCAGCACGTTCCTGCCCCTCAAAGTGGATCAATCCGGGGTGATCGCCGTCATTTTCGCGGTGTCCCTCCTTTCGGTGCCGGTGACGTTCGCGTCTTTTAACCCCGACGCGGAACTGTCGAAAAAAGTGATGGGGTTTTGGAGCGGCCGCCACTGGTGGTACGAGGCGCTTTACGCGGGCCTCATCATATTTTTCTGCTACTTTTACAACTCGGTGCAGTTCAATCCCATGGACCTCGCCGAAAACCTGAAAAAATGGGGTGGGTTTATCCCGGGGATCCGGCCGGGGGAACCGACCGCCACCTACATCAACACCGTCCTTTCCCGCATCACCCTGGGCGGCGCCCTGTTCGTGGCGGCGCTGGCCATCCTTCCCGATTTGTTGCATCGGTTCGTCAACACCCCCTTTTACTTCGGCGGAACATCGGTTCTGATCACGGTGGGTGTCGCGTTGGACACCATCGGGCAGTTGGAATCGCGCCTCATCATGGGGCATTACGAAGGTTTTTCTAAAACCGGTCGCGTGAAGGGCCGGTGGTTCAACGTCGGCGCCGGCGGCGGCGCCGGCAACTGA
- a CDS encoding 50S ribosomal protein L24: MALATVRKKDKVRLLAGKDRGKEGEVVEVDRIGRRVLVSKLNLSKKHAKGTPQKPGGVQEREAYLPMSKVMVVCPKCRRPARPKVGTLSDGTKARVCRGCGEMIG; encoded by the coding sequence ATGGCCCTCGCGACCGTACGTAAGAAAGACAAAGTCCGCTTGCTGGCGGGCAAGGACCGCGGCAAAGAAGGGGAAGTGGTCGAGGTCGACCGCATCGGACGGCGGGTCCTCGTGTCCAAACTCAACCTGTCCAAAAAACACGCCAAGGGCACGCCCCAAAAGCCCGGCGGCGTCCAGGAACGCGAAGCGTATTTGCCGATGTCGAAAGTGATGGTGGTTTGCCCCAAGTGTCGCCGGCCGGCGCGCCCCAAGGTGGGCACGTTGTCCGACGGGACCAAGGCCCGCGTGTGCCGCGGTTGCGGCGAGATGATCGGGTAA
- the rplE gene encoding 50S ribosomal protein L5 — translation MSTVAEKYVPRLLTAYRTAVAPEMMKRFGWKNFFQVPRLQKIVLNLGVSEAKENAKVMDLAAEELAAIAGQKAEIRRAKKSISNFKLREGMPIGLRVTLRGVRMWEFLDRLVNVAMPRIRDFQGIDLRRGFDGRGNFNLGLTEQYIFPEIQLDKSDKARGMNVTMVTTAGRDDTARELLTLLGMPFKKAKPAAN, via the coding sequence ATGTCGACAGTCGCTGAAAAATACGTGCCCCGACTTCTCACGGCCTACCGCACCGCGGTCGCGCCCGAAATGATGAAGCGTTTCGGTTGGAAGAATTTCTTCCAAGTGCCGCGCCTTCAAAAGATCGTCCTCAACCTGGGCGTGAGCGAAGCCAAGGAAAACGCGAAGGTCATGGATCTCGCCGCCGAGGAATTGGCGGCCATCGCCGGCCAAAAAGCGGAAATCCGCCGGGCCAAAAAATCGATCTCGAACTTCAAGCTGCGCGAAGGCATGCCCATCGGGTTGCGCGTGACCTTGCGCGGGGTCCGCATGTGGGAGTTCCTCGACCGTCTCGTGAACGTGGCCATGCCGCGCATCCGCGACTTCCAGGGAATCGACCTCCGCCGCGGGTTTGACGGGCGCGGCAACTTCAACCTGGGGCTGACCGAACAATACATCTTCCCCGAAATCCAATTGGACAAATCGGACAAGGCGCGCGGCATGAACGTGACGATGGTCACGACGGCCGGGCGCGACGACACCGCGCGGGAACTTCTGACTCTCTTGGGCATGCCTTTCAAAAAGGCGAAGCCCGCGGCGAACTAA
- the map gene encoding type I methionyl aminopeptidase: MGDRRIELKSAADLARMRRAGRVAARALAAVGRAVQPGVSTAELDRVARETIKAAGATPTFLGYLGYPATICASINEEVVHGIPHPKRILKEGDVIGIDVGATLDGFVGDTAATFPVGKIAEDREALLNTTREALGRGIDAARVGQRLGDIGAAIQKTAEAKGYGVVRDFVGHGIGRQMHEGPSVPNCGEPGAGLRLDAGLVLALEPMFNAGTWKVRTLSDGWTVVTEDGRPSAHFEHTVAITDAGPEILTLVD, from the coding sequence ATGGGGGACCGCCGCATTGAATTGAAATCGGCGGCGGATTTGGCCCGCATGCGCCGAGCGGGACGCGTGGCCGCGCGGGCCCTGGCCGCGGTCGGACGGGCCGTCCAACCGGGCGTGTCGACCGCGGAGCTGGACCGCGTCGCGCGCGAAACGATCAAAGCGGCGGGCGCCACGCCGACGTTCCTGGGTTATTTGGGCTATCCGGCGACCATTTGCGCTTCGATCAACGAGGAAGTGGTGCACGGGATCCCCCATCCCAAACGGATTTTGAAGGAAGGCGATGTGATCGGGATCGACGTGGGAGCCACGCTCGATGGGTTTGTCGGCGACACGGCGGCCACGTTCCCGGTCGGCAAAATCGCGGAAGACCGCGAAGCCCTCTTGAACACGACGCGGGAGGCCCTGGGGCGCGGCATCGACGCCGCGCGCGTGGGGCAACGGCTCGGGGACATCGGCGCGGCGATTCAAAAAACGGCCGAAGCCAAGGGGTACGGCGTGGTGCGCGATTTCGTCGGTCACGGGATCGGCCGGCAAATGCACGAAGGGCCGTCCGTTCCCAATTGCGGCGAACCGGGCGCGGGATTGCGGTTGGACGCCGGGTTGGTGCTGGCCCTGGAGCCCATGTTCAACGCGGGCACTTGGAAAGTGCGCACCCTGTCGGACGGTTGGACGGTGGTGACGGAAGACGGTCGCCCCTCGGCCCATTTTGAGCACACGGTGGCGATCACCGACGCGGGCCCCGAAATTTTGACGTTGGTGGACTAA
- a CDS encoding adenylate kinase, whose product MNVVLLGAPGSGKGTQAKPLSERYKVPHISTGDIFRQEIAKKSELGLQVQDYVSSGRLVPDELVLTIVTQRLTQPDCTKGFLLDGFPRTVAQAEGLGDYLRAANRPLEKVLYLKLDQQEVVRRLSSRRQCPKCAKVYNLLTQPPQQTGVCDVDAAALIHREDDRAETIEKRLRVYDDLTEPLISYYRGLELLETVSADRPVAEVFVAMVVALDKMPRP is encoded by the coding sequence ATGAACGTCGTTTTGTTGGGAGCCCCCGGCTCCGGGAAGGGAACGCAGGCGAAACCGTTGTCCGAGCGCTACAAAGTGCCGCACATTTCAACGGGCGATATTTTCCGTCAAGAAATCGCGAAAAAATCGGAATTGGGTCTTCAGGTTCAGGATTACGTGAGTTCCGGTCGGCTGGTGCCCGACGAACTCGTGTTGACGATCGTCACCCAACGCCTCACCCAGCCGGATTGCACCAAGGGTTTTCTCTTGGATGGGTTCCCCCGCACGGTGGCCCAGGCCGAAGGGTTGGGCGACTACCTCCGCGCGGCGAACCGCCCGTTGGAAAAAGTTCTTTATCTGAAACTGGACCAGCAAGAAGTCGTCCGACGGCTGTCCAGCCGCCGCCAATGCCCCAAATGCGCAAAGGTGTATAATTTACTGACGCAACCCCCCCAGCAAACGGGCGTGTGCGACGTGGACGCCGCCGCGCTGATCCACCGGGAAGACGACCGCGCCGAAACCATCGAAAAGCGCCTCCGGGTGTACGACGATTTGACCGAACCGCTGATTTCTTACTACCGCGGTTTGGAACTGTTGGAGACCGTTTCGGCCGACCGCCCCGTGGCGGAGGTGTTTGTGGCCATGGTCGTCGCTTTGGACAAGATGCCCCGCCCCTGA
- a CDS encoding type Z 30S ribosomal protein S14: MATTAWKAKMKKPQKFAVRFRNRCRLCGRPRAFYRDFGLCRICFRNLALRGEIPGVVKASW, from the coding sequence ATGGCCACCACCGCCTGGAAGGCAAAAATGAAAAAGCCGCAGAAGTTCGCGGTCCGGTTCCGAAACCGTTGCCGCTTGTGCGGCCGCCCCCGGGCTTTCTACCGGGATTTCGGTTTGTGCCGAATTTGTTTCCGCAATCTCGCCCTGCGGGGCGAAATCCCCGGCGTGGTTAAGGCCAGCTGGTAA
- the rplF gene encoding 50S ribosomal protein L6 produces the protein MSRLGKKPISLPDKVKVNVQGATVSVTGPLGQLSRVLPAGLSAKLEGPSLTVDRKNDSPTQKALHGTFRKLLLNMVEGAATGFSKELRIGGVGFRAQINGNKLNMTLGYSHPIDYTVPVGVKVTVDQKQTTLVVSGADKQLVGQVAAEIREFRKPGVYWANNEPVGIRYANEHVRRKAGKAAAGAAGAAGGAKK, from the coding sequence ATGAGCCGTCTCGGAAAAAAACCGATTTCCCTTCCCGATAAGGTGAAGGTCAATGTTCAGGGCGCGACCGTCAGCGTGACGGGGCCCCTGGGGCAACTGTCCCGCGTCTTGCCGGCCGGTCTTTCGGCCAAACTGGAAGGACCGAGCTTGACCGTCGACCGCAAAAACGACAGCCCGACTCAAAAAGCGTTGCACGGAACCTTCCGCAAGCTCCTGCTCAACATGGTGGAAGGCGCGGCCACCGGGTTTTCGAAAGAACTCCGGATCGGCGGCGTGGGGTTCCGCGCCCAGATCAACGGAAACAAGTTGAACATGACGCTGGGCTACTCCCACCCCATCGATTACACGGTGCCGGTGGGCGTGAAAGTCACCGTCGATCAAAAACAAACCACGCTGGTCGTCTCCGGCGCGGACAAGCAACTCGTCGGCCAGGTCGCCGCCGAAATTCGCGAATTTCGTAAGCCGGGCGTCTACTGGGCCAACAACGAGCCCGTGGGCATCCGCTACGCCAACGAACACGTGCGCCGCAAGGCCGGCAAAGCCGCCGCGGGCGCCGCGGGCGCGGCGGGGGGGGCTAAAAAATGA
- the rpsQ gene encoding 30S ribosomal protein S17 — protein sequence MTTAKTERADRKTLEGVVLSEKMNKTRVIEIPRRLSHGLYGKILTRASKVYAHDEKNESRAGDRVRVMETRPMSKLKRWRLVEVLERASVAQGAEVAS from the coding sequence GTGACCACCGCCAAAACGGAACGCGCCGACCGTAAGACGCTCGAGGGCGTCGTTCTGTCGGAAAAGATGAACAAGACGCGCGTGATCGAAATCCCGCGTCGGTTGAGCCACGGGTTGTACGGAAAAATTTTAACCCGCGCGAGCAAAGTGTACGCCCACGACGAAAAGAACGAAAGCCGGGCGGGCGACCGCGTGCGCGTGATGGAAACACGGCCGATGTCGAAATTGAAACGCTGGCGCCTCGTTGAGGTGTTGGAGCGGGCGTCGGTGGCCCAGGGCGCGGAGGTGGCGTCGTGA
- the infA gene encoding translation initiation factor IF-1 — MTKEEKIEMEGRVLEALPNAMFRLEVEGGHKVLAHISGKMRMHYIKILPGDKVKVELSPYDLTRGRITYREK; from the coding sequence ATGACCAAAGAAGAAAAAATAGAAATGGAAGGGCGCGTGTTGGAAGCCTTGCCCAACGCGATGTTTCGTTTGGAAGTCGAAGGCGGGCACAAGGTGCTCGCCCACATTTCCGGAAAAATGCGGATGCACTACATCAAGATTTTGCCCGGGGACAAGGTCAAAGTGGAACTGTCGCCTTACGACCTCACCCGCGGCCGCATCACCTACAGGGAGAAATGA
- the rpmC gene encoding 50S ribosomal protein L29, whose protein sequence is MAKKKQDEIRWHELTPDELRAKLNSGREKLFDLKFKNTTAPLKNPREIRAVRKDIARALTILRQKGVSA, encoded by the coding sequence ATGGCAAAGAAAAAACAAGACGAAATCCGCTGGCACGAATTGACGCCCGACGAACTGCGGGCGAAACTGAACAGCGGCCGCGAAAAACTTTTTGACCTCAAGTTCAAAAACACGACCGCGCCCTTGAAGAACCCGCGGGAGATCCGCGCCGTTCGCAAGGACATCGCCCGGGCGTTGACGATTCTTCGACAAAAGGGGGTGTCCGCGTGA
- the rpsC gene encoding 30S ribosomal protein S3 has product MGHKTHPKGIRLGYIREWDSKWLNIKEMPSLIEEDFKIRRFLKERLKLAAVSRIGIRRTGKYLHVDIYTARPGLVIGRKGADIEGLRNVVEEMTSLKTAIQIIEIKKPEIDAQLVAEGVAMQLEKQIGFRRAMKRAIERAMQGGALGIKIQVAGRLGGAEIARTEWLKDGRVPLQTFRADIDYGFTEARINMGTIGVKTWVFRKEMFKKTDADLMEEVRVIEEKEKEELARRAEQGLVTPEPVVPVEPAAEAEVIEEEVMSKIQAEEDEAKKREGNVE; this is encoded by the coding sequence ATGGGTCACAAAACACACCCCAAAGGCATTCGACTCGGCTACATCCGCGAATGGGATTCCAAGTGGTTGAACATCAAGGAAATGCCCTCGCTGATTGAAGAAGATTTCAAAATTCGCCGGTTCTTGAAGGAGCGGCTCAAACTGGCCGCCGTCTCCCGCATCGGCATCCGCCGGACGGGGAAATATTTGCATGTCGACATCTACACGGCCCGCCCGGGCCTCGTCATTGGACGCAAGGGCGCCGACATCGAAGGGCTGCGCAACGTCGTTGAGGAAATGACCAGCCTCAAAACCGCGATTCAGATCATCGAGATCAAAAAACCCGAGATCGACGCTCAGCTCGTGGCGGAGGGCGTGGCCATGCAGTTGGAAAAGCAAATCGGTTTTCGCCGCGCCATGAAACGCGCCATCGAACGCGCCATGCAAGGCGGCGCTTTGGGGATCAAGATCCAGGTGGCCGGCCGGCTGGGCGGCGCCGAAATCGCCCGCACCGAATGGTTGAAAGACGGGCGCGTGCCGCTTCAAACTTTTCGCGCGGACATCGACTACGGCTTCACGGAAGCCCGCATCAACATGGGCACCATCGGGGTCAAGACGTGGGTCTTCCGCAAAGAGATGTTCAAGAAAACCGACGCCGATTTGATGGAAGAAGTCCGCGTGATCGAAGAAAAAGAAAAAGAAGAGTTGGCCCGCCGCGCGGAGCAGGGACTGGTGACGCCGGAACCGGTGGTGCCCGTCGAGCCCGCGGCCGAGGCGGAAGTCATTGAAGAAGAAGTCATGAGCAAGATCCAAGCCGAAGAAGACGAAGCCAAAAAGCGCGAAGGGAACGTGGAGTAA
- the rplO gene encoding 50S ribosomal protein L15 translates to MRLNNLKPAPGSRHRRKIVGRGEGSGHGGKGSTRGFKGQTARSGDAHMKAGFEGGQIPLIRRIPKRGFNNKAFRTVYQIVNIGDMNAVIEKPGEVTPESLRALGLVKGRGLVKVLGDGDLDKAFQVKADAFSASAKKKIEAAGGKVELIAHKTWVRTN, encoded by the coding sequence ATCCGTCTCAACAACCTGAAACCCGCGCCGGGCTCCCGCCATCGGCGCAAAATCGTCGGCCGCGGCGAAGGCTCCGGCCACGGCGGCAAGGGCTCGACCCGCGGTTTCAAAGGGCAAACGGCCCGCTCCGGCGACGCCCACATGAAGGCCGGGTTCGAGGGCGGCCAGATCCCGCTCATCCGCCGCATTCCCAAACGCGGGTTCAACAACAAGGCCTTCCGGACCGTCTATCAAATCGTCAACATCGGCGACATGAACGCCGTCATTGAGAAGCCGGGGGAAGTGACCCCGGAAAGCCTCCGGGCCCTTGGTCTCGTCAAGGGGCGCGGGTTGGTCAAGGTCCTCGGCGACGGGGATTTGGACAAGGCCTTTCAAGTGAAGGCCGACGCGTTTTCCGCCTCCGCGAAGAAAAAAATCGAAGCGGCGGGCGGCAAAGTGGAATTGATCGCCCACAAAACCTGGGTTCGAACGAATTAA
- the rpmJ gene encoding 50S ribosomal protein L36 produces MKVRASVKPICDKCRVLRRHRKLYVLCSNPRHKQRQG; encoded by the coding sequence ATGAAAGTTCGCGCGTCGGTGAAACCCATTTGTGACAAGTGCCGCGTTTTGCGCCGGCACCGAAAACTTTACGTGCTCTGCTCGAATCCCCGGCACAAGCAACGCCAGGGCTAA
- the rpsE gene encoding 30S ribosomal protein S5, translating into MPRIDASQLNLKETVVAINRVAKVVKGGKRFSFNALVVVGDGAGHVGAAMGKAKEVQAAIQKAVMQAKKTIVKIPLKGTTIPHDVTGVFGAGTVLLKPAAPGTGVIAGGSVRAVVEAAGVRDILSKSLRSPNPFNVVYATLVALGSLQTKEDAYRMRGKTLPAAPAVPA; encoded by the coding sequence GTGCCTAGAATCGACGCGTCACAATTGAATCTAAAGGAAACGGTCGTCGCCATCAACCGCGTGGCCAAGGTGGTGAAGGGCGGCAAGCGGTTTTCGTTCAACGCCCTGGTGGTGGTGGGCGACGGCGCCGGCCACGTTGGCGCGGCGATGGGCAAGGCCAAGGAAGTCCAGGCCGCCATCCAGAAGGCGGTCATGCAGGCGAAGAAGACCATTGTCAAAATCCCGTTGAAAGGGACGACCATCCCCCACGACGTCACCGGCGTTTTCGGGGCGGGCACGGTGCTTTTGAAACCCGCGGCCCCCGGCACGGGCGTCATCGCGGGCGGCAGCGTCCGGGCGGTCGTCGAAGCCGCCGGCGTGCGCGACATTTTGTCCAAGTCCCTGCGCAGCCCGAACCCGTTCAACGTGGTGTACGCCACGTTGGTGGCTCTCGGAAGTTTGCAAACCAAGGAAGACGCGTACCGCATGCGCGGAAAGACTTTGCCGGCCGCTCCCGCGGTGCCGGCTTAA
- a CDS encoding 50S ribosomal protein L18, with translation MSVKSPQERLAFRRQRARQSVLGTADRPRLSVRRSQKHMVVQLVDDNTGRTLAYASSHGADTKAGATVAAAKKVGQQIGEKAKALSIAKAVFDRGGRPYHGRVKAVAEGAREAGLQL, from the coding sequence ATGAGCGTGAAATCTCCTCAAGAAAGGCTGGCGTTCCGCCGGCAGCGGGCCCGCCAATCGGTTTTGGGCACGGCGGATCGGCCGCGTTTGAGCGTCCGCCGATCGCAAAAGCACATGGTGGTGCAGCTGGTTGACGACAACACCGGCCGCACGCTGGCGTACGCGTCGTCCCACGGCGCGGACACGAAAGCCGGGGCGACGGTGGCCGCGGCGAAAAAAGTGGGACAACAGATCGGCGAAAAGGCCAAAGCGCTCTCCATCGCGAAAGCGGTGTTCGACCGCGGCGGCCGGCCATACCACGGGCGCGTCAAAGCCGTGGCCGAAGGCGCCCGCGAAGCCGGGCTGCAGCTTTAA
- the rpsH gene encoding 30S ribosomal protein S8 encodes MTSDPISDMLAAITNANHKLKERVDLPASALKKEVAQVLKDEGYIVDYKVLPDRKQGVLRLFLKYLPNKTRVLQGVKRVSRPGLRVYRGYEELPKLRGGLGMSIVSTSKGLMTDRRSRKEKLGGEVLAQVW; translated from the coding sequence ATGACCTCGGATCCCATCAGCGACATGCTCGCGGCGATCACCAACGCCAACCACAAGCTCAAAGAGCGCGTGGACCTGCCGGCTTCGGCCTTGAAAAAGGAAGTCGCCCAGGTGTTGAAGGACGAAGGCTACATCGTCGACTACAAAGTTTTGCCGGACCGCAAACAGGGCGTCCTGCGTCTGTTCTTGAAGTATTTGCCCAACAAGACCCGCGTGCTGCAGGGCGTCAAGCGCGTGTCGCGACCGGGCCTGCGGGTGTACCGCGGTTACGAAGAGCTCCCGAAATTGCGGGGCGGTTTGGGCATGTCGATCGTCTCGACCTCCAAAGGGTTGATGACGGATCGGCGCTCGCGGAAAGAAAAGCTGGGCGGCGAAGTGCTCGCCCAGGTTTGGTGA
- the rpsM gene encoding 30S ribosomal protein S13, which translates to MARVAGLDLPKHKRVDVALSYIYGIGPMRSMDILKATGVSASTRVKDLTEAEVSKINTEISRSYKIEGDLRREINANIRRLIEIGSYRGSRHRRNLPARGQRTRSNGRTRRGRRKTVGSAKPGTGAAPATAAKA; encoded by the coding sequence ATGGCTCGCGTCGCAGGATTGGATCTTCCGAAACACAAACGCGTGGATGTGGCCCTGTCCTACATCTACGGCATCGGCCCCATGCGGTCGATGGACATTCTCAAGGCGACGGGCGTGTCCGCGTCGACCCGCGTGAAAGATTTGACCGAGGCGGAAGTCTCGAAAATCAACACCGAGATCAGCCGCAGTTACAAAATTGAAGGCGATTTGCGCCGCGAGATCAACGCGAACATCCGCCGCTTGATCGAAATCGGTTCGTACCGCGGCTCGCGCCACCGGCGCAATCTGCCGGCCCGCGGGCAGCGCACGCGCTCGAACGGCCGCACGCGCCGTGGACGACGGAAGACCGTCGGCTCGGCGAAACCCGGCACGGGCGCCGCGCCGGCCACCGCCGCCAAGGCGTAA
- the rplV gene encoding 50S ribosomal protein L22 yields MESIAHARFARFSYLKVGQVLKLIKGKPVVDALGMLPWVPRACRVLVGKTLKSAVSNAGKGTDPARLKVSQAWVNHGPTLKRVMPKAQGSRAIFKRKMCHLTIVVSDN; encoded by the coding sequence ATGGAATCGATTGCGCACGCGCGCTTTGCGCGCTTCTCGTATCTGAAAGTCGGGCAAGTTTTGAAGCTCATCAAGGGGAAACCCGTTGTGGACGCCCTGGGCATGCTGCCCTGGGTGCCCCGCGCGTGCCGCGTTCTCGTGGGCAAAACCTTAAAGAGCGCGGTCTCCAACGCCGGCAAAGGCACCGATCCGGCGCGGCTCAAAGTGTCCCAGGCCTGGGTGAACCACGGCCCGACCCTCAAACGGGTCATGCCCAAAGCGCAAGGCTCCCGCGCGATCTTTAAACGAAAGATGTGTCACCTCACGATCGTCGTGAGCGACAACTAA
- the rplN gene encoding 50S ribosomal protein L14, which yields MIQERSILRVADNSGARLVRVFRMHGGFRRRYAYLGDVVTASVQNALPDSSIKKGEVVKCVVVRTRKERRRPDGSYIRFDDNAAVVIDAEGEPKGTRIFGPVARELRERNYLKIISLAPEVV from the coding sequence GTGATTCAAGAGCGAAGCATTTTGCGCGTGGCCGACAATTCGGGCGCGCGGTTGGTCCGCGTCTTCCGCATGCACGGTGGTTTCCGCCGCCGGTACGCCTATTTGGGCGACGTCGTCACGGCGTCGGTGCAAAACGCCTTGCCCGATTCCTCGATCAAGAAGGGCGAGGTGGTCAAGTGCGTCGTGGTGCGAACGCGCAAAGAACGCCGCCGACCGGACGGAAGCTACATCCGTTTCGACGACAACGCCGCCGTTGTGATCGACGCCGAGGGCGAGCCCAAGGGGACGCGCATCTTCGGCCCCGTGGCGCGCGAACTGCGCGAGCGCAACTACTTGAAAATCATTTCCCTGGCCCCGGAGGTCGTCTGA